A stretch of Aminivibrio pyruvatiphilus DNA encodes these proteins:
- the rplX gene encoding 50S ribosomal protein L24: protein MGKMRLKKGDRVRVISGKDKGKEGKILRSIPDRDLLVIEGINMATKHVKPSQKNPKSGIVKQEGPIYASKVMLVCPSCGAATRVGRGYLDSGKKVRLCKACGEIVDQV from the coding sequence ATGGGCAAGATGAGACTGAAAAAAGGTGACCGGGTCCGGGTCATCTCCGGAAAAGACAAGGGAAAAGAGGGGAAGATCCTCCGCTCGATTCCCGACCGGGATCTCCTGGTGATCGAGGGCATCAACATGGCGACGAAGCATGTGAAGCCTTCCCAGAAGAACCCCAAGTCCGGCATTGTGAAACAGGAAGGGCCGATCTACGCCAGCAAGGTCATGCTTGTGTGCCCCTCTTGCGGTGCTGCTACCCGCGTTGGTCGCGGCTACCTTGACAGCGGAAAAAAGGTCCGTCTGTGCAAGGCATGCGGCGAAATCGTGGACCAGGTGTAA
- a CDS encoding type Z 30S ribosomal protein S14: MARKAIKYKTTQPPKFAVRKYNRCPLCGRVHGYMRRFNMCRCCFRKLAREGKIPGVVKSSW; encoded by the coding sequence ATGGCAAGAAAGGCAATCAAGTACAAGACTACGCAGCCCCCGAAATTCGCGGTGAGAAAGTATAACAGGTGCCCGCTCTGCGGCCGTGTTCACGGATACATGAGACGATTCAACATGTGCCGTTGCTGCTTCAGAAAGCTCGCTCGCGAGGGAAAAATCCCCGGCGTAGTGAAGTCTAGCTGGTAG
- the rplE gene encoding 50S ribosomal protein L5, whose amino-acid sequence MTPRFLEKYKNEVAGNLAKEFSYKNVMEIPRLKKIVVNVGAGEAKVDIKYMDVSMAELTAITGQRPLLKRAKKSVAGFKLRQGMPVACTVTLRGARMWEFLDRLISLALPSIKDFQGVSRRGFDGRGNYNLGLREQLIFPEINYDKVIRPRGMNVSIVTSAKTDEEAHALLRELGMPFNR is encoded by the coding sequence ATGACCCCTCGTTTTCTCGAGAAATATAAAAACGAAGTCGCAGGCAATCTTGCGAAGGAATTCAGCTACAAGAACGTCATGGAGATTCCCCGCCTGAAGAAGATCGTGGTGAACGTCGGAGCGGGTGAAGCGAAGGTTGACATCAAGTACATGGATGTTTCCATGGCGGAGCTCACGGCCATCACAGGGCAGCGCCCCCTTCTCAAGAGGGCGAAAAAGTCCGTGGCCGGCTTCAAGCTTCGCCAGGGAATGCCCGTAGCCTGCACCGTCACCCTTCGGGGAGCCCGCATGTGGGAATTCCTCGACAGGCTTATTTCCCTCGCCCTTCCGAGCATCAAGGACTTCCAGGGTGTGTCGCGGCGGGGATTTGACGGCAGGGGCAATTACAACCTCGGCCTCCGGGAGCAGCTTATTTTCCCGGAGATCAACTATGACAAGGTCATCCGCCCGCGCGGAATGAACGTGTCGATCGTAACATCCGCGAAAACGGATGAGGAAGCCCATGCTCTGCTTCGCGAGCTGGGAATGCCCTTCAACCGGTAA